In Pirellula sp. SH-Sr6A, the DNA window GCGTTGCAGCGTGCTTTGGTTTCCCCGTCTCATGATCGACACCAAAGGAAGCAGCGTTCCCTTGCCCTTGCTTAAGTTTCCCCGACGCAGCGTCGTTGGTGAACGAGGATAGGCCGGCCGCGATCGCGTTGTTCGATCGTGGTTCCACTTTGACATTGTACGGAGGGTCAGTGTTGCAAAGATGAATCGCATTGCCGGCCAATAAGCGATCTAGATCCGCAGGACTCGAAGAATCCCCACAGAGCAAACGATGATTTCCGAGGATCCAAAGATCCCCTGGCTTAGTGATCGCAGCATCTGGAGGTTCCGGGATTTCGTCCGGGTCGGTCAAGCCTTCGTTGACTCCGGTATCCATCAGCTTCGCAAGTTCCTCCGCGTTAAACCCAAGCAGCCCGAGGTCGTAGTTTGCTTCCTGCAATGCCGACAATTCGATCGGCAACAGATCGTAATTCCATTCCGCGATCTCAGCGGTCTTGTTATCTGCGATGCGGTAGGCTCGGACTTGCTCAGGCGACAGGTGCGCCGCTACAACAACGGGCACTCGCTCGAGTCCGAGCTTCTGCGCGGCTTTCAATCTTGTATGCCCGACGATGATGACACTATCACTATCGACAACGATTGGCTGTGAGAAGCCATACTCCTTAATCGAAGCAGCGACGGCGTCAACGGCTTTATCGTTGTTGCGGGGGTTGTTTTCGTAGGGACGAACGCGATCGAGGGTCCACATTTCAATCTGCAATGCATTGATGGTTGACATACTGGTATCCTTCCGTGATGGACTCGTGTTGGAAATAGATCTCTAATCTTTGGTGGAATTACTTGGCGTTGATGGGCTCGGGCTTCGCTTTCAACGCGTTGACGTTCACGTTTCTCGACGCCTTGCTTCGTACTTTTCGAAGCGCA includes these proteins:
- a CDS encoding DNA modification methylase yields the protein MSTINALQIEMWTLDRVRPYENNPRNNDKAVDAVAASIKEYGFSQPIVVDSDSVIIVGHTRLKAAQKLGLERVPVVVAAHLSPEQVRAYRIADNKTAEIAEWNYDLLPIELSALQEANYDLGLLGFNAEELAKLMDTGVNEGLTDPDEIPEPPDAAITKPGDLWILGNHRLLCGDSSSPADLDRLLAGNAIHLCNTDPPYNVKVEPRSNNAIAAGLSSFTNDAASGKLKQGQGNAASFGVDHETGKPKHAATHKKLRPKDRPLANDFVSDNEFDRLLDAWFGNIARVLLPGRCFYIWGGYANCGNYPPFLAKHGLYFSQSIIWDKQHPVLTRKDFMGAHEWAFYGWKEGAGHKYYGPNNATDLWQVKKVNPQSMIHLTEKPVELAIRAMQYSSLPGENVLDLFGGSGSTLIGAEQCGRNAFLMELDCLYADVIVDRYQRFTGKPAILERTGESPIPMRAADAK